In a single window of the Schistocerca americana isolate TAMUIC-IGC-003095 chromosome X, iqSchAmer2.1, whole genome shotgun sequence genome:
- the LOC124555967 gene encoding uncharacterized protein LOC124555967, translating into MSLYPPAEEKKLKKKGKGKLDVTIGELSNIIAVRWYDNKAVQLVPTYVDINPQEACKRWSKEDNKSIQASLESVRHNISFSLLDFHTHIASGLTMTGNFVQHKRRRPPTEGIRTPKKRLVAPWPISDNIYDDTG; encoded by the exons ATGTCACTCTACCCTCCAGCAGAAGAAAAGAagttgaaaaagaaaggaaaagggaagctgGATGTTACCATTGGTGAATTATCCAACATCATAGCAGTAAGGTGGTATGATAATAAAGCTGTGCAGTTAGTTCCCACATATGTAGATATAAATCCACAGGAGGCATGCAAGAGGTGGAGTAAAGAGGATAATAAGTCAATTCAG gcatcacttgAATCAGTGAGGCATAACATTAGTTTTTCTCTACTAGATTTCCACACACATATTGCTTCTGGTCTTACTATGACAGGAAATTTTGTTCAGCACAAAAGAAGAAGACCACCTACAGAAGGTATACGAACTCCAAAGAAAAGGTTGGTAGCTCCCTGGCCTATTTCAGACAACATATATGATGATACAGGATGA